CGGCATCCTCGAGCGCGAGCGCCTTCATCCAAAGGTCGTGCAGCTTGCCGTCGGGCACGCGCTTGGAGCCGTAGCCGGCGAGCCACACAGCTTTTTCAGGAGTGATGACGGATTTTGCGACGCCCGCCTGCCAACCGGGCGCGGCGGCTGCGACCAACGGGAGAAAGCCCAGCAACCCGGTGAGGGCGAGGAAACCCGCGCGCCGCAAATGAAGTGTTCGCATGGCTGGGGTCGCGCGACGTGGCTTACTTCCTCGCCTTCACCGACTCCACCTTGAGCAGCGAGTAAGGGTAAATCGTCGTCGCGTAGATCGTCCCGTCGCGGGTGACTATCATGCCCATGATGACGTGCAACGGCGTGAGCGTGCCGTCCGGCAGCGTGTGGTAGCCGTGGCGCGGACGCAACGAGCCGTCGAGGTTCTTCTCCTGTTTGCCCTTGAAGTCGAAGAATCCCGGATTCGACACGGTGAACACGCCGAGGTCCTGCATCGAGTTCTTCGACGTCTTCGGGTCGTGGCGGACGATGTGGTGCAGGTAACCGGTGCCGAAGCCCGTCTTGTTGTCCACACGCACGGCGGAGTAGACGCGTCCGTCCGGTCCGAGCGCAATCGAGCCGCGGGAATCGGGATGCACGCCCGCAATGCGGTCGCCGAGGCTGGTTGCGACGACGGGCTTGCCCTCCTTGCCGGACAGGTCCACGCGAAACATGCGCAGGTCGTTGAGCAATTGGAGATACGCCGTCTTGCCGTCAGGCGTGATGCGCCAGTCGGGATGCACGCACTTGGGGCCGACCACTTCAGCAAAGGGCCTGCCGCCGACGAGCAGCGGGTCCACGGAGACCTTGTCGGTCTTCGGATTGAAGCGCGCGACCTGATAATCCCTCGTGATCGCCGTGCCGCGCCCCTGTGAATCGATGAGCGTGTTCGGTTGGTCGCGCAGAATCGGCCCAAGCTCGCGGAACTTCTTCGTCTTCGTCTCGTAAAGGAACCAGTGCTGCTCCTCGCAGGTGATCACGTAGATGAGCCCGCGCGCCTCGTCGGCGGTCACGTCGATCACGCCCTCGCCCTCCTTCGCGCCGGCGGGCTTGCTCTCGATGGGCATCGGCATGCCGAGATTCTCGGACGTGTCCGTCGCCGGGTCATACACGAGCACGTAGCCGCCGCGATAGGTCGGGATTTTTTCGCCGCGCTTGAGCGCCGCGTTCTCCTCGGCGGTCGGATAACCCTGCTTCGTTCCGACGTAGATCTTTCCCGACGGCCCGACGAAGTTGCGCGTGTGCAGCTTGGACTGCGCGGCGTAGCCCGTGGGTTCGAGCGGCAGGCCGACGAGTTTGTGGGCATCGAGCACGATGCGCATCTTCTCCGTCACGGGGTCGAACTCGACGAGATACGCGTTGCGCCCGTAGGCCGCGGTGCCGATGTAAATCTTCCCGTTGCGCCCCTCGCACAGCGAGAAGTAGCCCGACTCCTCCGTGGTCGTCTGCGGCGGGATGTGATAGGCCTTCGACGGCACGTAAGCAAACGGCGCCGCGGCCGCGCGCGCGGGCCAAGCCGCGAGAAGTTGCAGGGCGAGCGCAAAGAGCGGGATGCGGTTCATGGGGCGGCGTGGTTTCAACGGCTTGTTGGACGCGAAGCCTGGCGGCGGCATTCCATCTCACGTCGCGCCGCGCGCTCACGACTAGGGTGTCTCCTCGCGCGACCACGCGCGGAGCATCGACTCGACCTCTGCCAGCGACCCGAACGGCACGCGCATGCGGTAGCTGTATTCGCCGGGAGCAAGGCCCGCCGCATTGCGCACGCGGAACACGCAGTTCCATTTCACCACGCGCTCGCGGGCGAAGCGCCAGCGTCCATAGCGCGCGGGCGCGGTGTCGGCTTGCGGCTGCGGCGGGGCGTAGATGCCCATCGCGTGACTGCCGCTGGCGGTCGCGAGCACGACGAAGCGCAGGATTTCGCCCGGGCCATCGTCCAGCGGTTCAAGCCGCCCGGTCGCGGGGTTGAACTGCCAGAAACGCGCGAACCCGGCCGGCATGTAACCCGTGAGCGCCTCGAACTGCGCGTCGTTGTGACGCGCGCCCGCGGGGATGGTGAAAGTCACCCGATAGTCGAGGGCCTGCGGGAACCCGTCGATGCCGACTTTCACGGCTTTCGCGATGATGTAGTCGGAAAGCACTGCCGTGTTGCGCGCGAGCTGTCCCTCGGACCGCTCGCCGGGCGCGAGCCAGAACGCGGGCTGCACTCGCGTGCGGAGTTCGCCACCCTGGGTGGACAGTGCCAGCAACCGGCTTGTCGTCGTCGGTCCCGCGCCATCGCGTCGCGAGCCGGCCTCGGTGGGGTTGAACGTCTCCGCTCCGGCGTCGCGCGTGTTGTCGAAGGAGCACGCGGACTGCATCTGCCGCCCGTGGTCGAGCGAGTCGATGAACTCCCGGCCGCCCCACTTGAATGAATGAATCGCGCCGGCAAGCCGCGAGGTCGTGGTGAGGACGAGCTCAGACCGCCCGGCGCGCGTTCGTATCTCCGAATTCCCGTCGGGGGCGGCGCCTGCCTTCGCGTCCGTGCGGCGGACTTTCGCAAAGAACGCGCCGCAAAGGTCCCGTCCTTCGGCATCCTGGAACCACGCGTGCAACTGCGCGCGACCGGCCGGGAGCTGAATCGTAAAACGCGCCTCGGCGGCATCAGGCGCGGTCTTCGTTTCGCGCTGAAACCCGGCGATGCGAAGCTGCGCGGCGGCGATGGGCAGCGCCCTGCCGGGCGGGTCGACGTTGCCTGCCAGCGGCGCGACGAGATCGAAAGGCCAGCGGCGCAGCGTGATTTCGTAGGTGCCCGCGCGCCCGACGTTCACGTTCCACGGACCGCCGCGCGGGCCGCCGACGGCGTTGCGGATGTGCTGGGCGTTGTCGGCATAGACATCCTGCCAGTCGCTGCTCGCGAGTTCGACGGGATTCTCCGCGTCGGCCCCGAGCGTGATTGGAACAAAGTCGCGCAGCCCCGTCTCGACGCTGGTCCACCACGTTTCGTAACGCCGTCGCAGGTCGGCGGCGATGTCCGGGTGCGCGGACGCGAGGTCGCGTTCCTGGGCGCGGTCCGCCTGCACGTCATAAAGCTCGGTCCCGTGCACCAGCCGCCACTGGTTGCGCATGACGGCGCTGGCGAACTTCTGCGGACCGGAGTTGTTCGTCTGCCCGAAGCCGGGGCCGAATTGCACGACGAGCGTGCGGTCGGGCAGCGCGTTGGTCGCGCCGCGCAGCAGGCCGGCGAGGCTGAGCCCGTCGAATTCCGGCCCCGGCCCGCGCTTCACGCCGCAAAAGTCGAGCAGCGTCGGGAGAACGTCCTGCGCCTGCGTGAGCGCGGCCACCTCGCCGGGCGCGCGCAACCCGCCCGCGGGCCACCGCACAAAGCACGGCACGCGATGGCCCCCGTCGTAGTAAGTCACCTTCCCCGCGCGCAGTCCGGCGTTAAAGGTCCGCACCCCGGCGGTGCCGCCGTTGTCCGTGAGGAAGATCACAATCGTGTTCTCGCGGAGGCCCGAGTCGCGCAGGAAGGCCTCGAGCCGGCCCATGTTTTCGTCGATGTTGGCCATCATGCCGAAGAACCTGGCCGCGCCGCGGCCCTCGTAAGGCGCGCTGAACCGCTCGGGCACGATGTGCGGCGCGTGCGCCGCGTGAAGCGGCAGGTAGCAGAAGAACGGTTCGCGCGCCTCGCGCCTCGCGCGCATCCACGCCATCGCCTCGTCGAAGAGAGCATCCGTGATGTAGCCCTTGAAGCGCGAAGCCTCCGCGCCCCGGACGATGCGGCCGTCGGTGAGCGTGTTCGAAAACTCTGGCGCGCTCGTGAAGCCCCAGCCCTTCGTCCACACGGCGTGCTGAAAGCCCTTGTCCACCGGCCGGTGCGGATAGCTGTCGCCGAGGTGCCACTTCCCGAAGATGCCGGTCCGGTAGCCCGCGGCGGAGAACATCTGCGCCGCCGTCGGAAACTCGGGCCGCAGAAAGGTGCGCCCCGCGGTGACTGAAGTCACCCCCGTGCGCAGCCCGTGGCAGCCGGTGAGCAACTGCCCGCGCGTCGGCGAGCACATCGGCGCGACGTGAAAATCTGTGAGCCGGACGCTCTCGCCGTGGAGCCGGTCGATGTGTGGCGTCTTGAGAAACGGATGGCCGTGGCAGCCGAAGTCGCCGTAGCCCGCGTCGTCCACGAGCACGAGGAGGACGTTGGGTTTGGCCGGCGGTTCCGCGCCGTGGGTTCCAACCGCCCCGGACAGCGCGAGGAGAAGGCAGAGCGCGAGCCGCGTCATGGCTTGTGGGGCGCCTTGAGTTTGGCGAGGAGGTAGGCCTCGGCCGTCGGGTGCTTCACGTCGGGCGCGCCGGGATAGACGAGTTCGCACTCGACGCCGATGGACCTGCATTTTTCCTGAAGCTTCACGCCGTAGTTGGCCGTGTGGGTCGGGTCTTTCTGCTCCTGCCCGAGCGCGGGGCCGGAGGTGTAGATGAGATACACCGGCGGGTCATCCCTCGAGACGTGCTCGATGGGGGAGTATTTTTTGATCCACGGCAGCACGGCCTCGCGCGCGGCGAGGAATTCGGCGAACCGCGTGTCGCGCGACTTCAAGTCCTTTGGGTCCATGAATCCGAACGCGTGCCCGCCGTAGCGGCTGTTGGGCGTCCACTCCTTCAACTGCACCGGGTCGAGCGATGTCTGCGCGCCCGTCACCGCGGCGCACCACAGCCGCGTGGACTCGCGTGCGATCGGGTCGTTGCTCTTCGGGTCCGCCATGTCGGGATGGAACGCGAGGAACAAACTCGAGCACGCGCCCGCCGAGCCGCCGGCTGCGCCGATGCGCTGCTTGTCGATGTTCCACTCCGCGGCCTTGCTGCGGACGAATTGCAGCGCGCGGGCCGCGTCGCTCAACGGCCATTCGACCGGCGGCTTCACCTCGGCGAGCTGCGCCTGCCACGAGTAGCGGTAGTTGATGGAGACGACGGAGACTCCAGCGTCGAGCAGCTTCAACATCCCGCCCGCGCCCGCCTTGTCGCCCGCGACCCAGCCTCCGCCGTGGATGAAGAACAGCAGCGGTGCCGGCTTGTCGGACTCGGCCTTGTAAAAGTCGAGCACCTGCCGCTCGTGCTTGCCGTAGGCGACGTTGGCAAGCGTGGGCTTCGGTCCGGCGGGCGCGGCCTTCTTCGGCGCGACAGCCTTCGATTCCGCGGCGGGCTGCTTGTCCTGCGCCGGCGCGAAGGCAAGAGGTGTGGTCAGCGCGCAGAGCAGCGCGATGCGTGCGATGGGTATGTTCATGATCATCTTTGAGGGGGCGCGTTCGCCACGGATTCAAACTCACTTCGGCCGGACCGTCTCGCCGAAAAGCGGCACGCGACCGTCCACGCCAACGACCCACGGTGACGCGCCGATGGGCAGCGCGCCGATGCGGTTCTGATGGATGTATATCGTGTGGCTGCGGAGCTTTGGCCCGCACCCGGGTCCGTCGTCGTTGAAGTTGTCCACAAGGTTGTGGTGAAACTGCGGCGATTCAGCGGATTCTCTGGTCCGGCAATTCCTTCTTGATGCCTTCGTCGAGCGGCATCTTGTCGGTGGCTGCGGTGAGTCCGGTTTGCTTCATAAGCCGGGCGAGGTCGGCCTGAAGCTGTTTGACGACGGCGGCGTGTTTCGGGTTGGTGATGAGGTTCTGCCGTTCGCCGGGGTCGAACTCGACGTTGTAGAGCTCGGCCAGATGGCGGTCGGGCTTTCCGTCGCCGTGCGGGTAGTGGATGTATTTCCACGAGTCGGTGCGCACGCCACGGACGTTCGGCGTGTAAGGGAACTGCTTCTCGTAGTTGTAGTGGTAGAACCACGCCGTGCGCCACGAGGGGTCGCCGCGTTGGACGAGCTTGACGAAAGATTTGCCGTGGATGTCGCGCAACGCGGGCGTGCCGCAGACTTCGAGAATGCTCGGGGCGACGTCCACGGTGAGGACTTGTTGTTCGATGAGTTTGCCGGGACGGGTCGAAGTCGTGTTCGGCGCTCTGGTTGCGGCGGGGAAGCGCCAGACCATCGGGATGCGGATGCTGGCTTCGTGCATGGTGCGTTTGTCCACCATGCCGTGCTCGCCGTTGAGGAGGCCGTTGTCGCCCATGAAGACGATGAGCGTGTTGTCGAGTTCGCCCCGGCGCTGGAGTTCGGCGTAGAGGCGGCCGACGGAGTCGTCCACGGAGAGGATCGTGCCCCAATAGGCACGGGTCATCGCGGCGAAGTCCTTCACCGCCTCGGGCCGGTCGTCGGGGAAGGTTTTGCGCCACTCAAAGAGCGGACCGTAAATGCCATGCCACGTCGAGATGCGGTCCTTGAGCCACGCGGGCTTGTCGCCGAGGCTGAAGGCGCTCTCGGGATACGGAATCCAGACCTTGTCGAACGTGTTCGAGTATTTCGGCTCGGGGAAATAGAAACTGTGCGGCGCCTTGTGGCCGATCATGAGGCACCAGGGCTTGCCGCCGTGGTCGCGCGCGAGCCAGTCCATGGCAAAGTCCGTGACAACGTGCGTGTAGTAACCCTTGGGCGCCTCGCGGCGGAGGCCGTTGATGTTCCATTCGGTGTCGAAGTATTTGCCCTGGCCCTTGTGCGTGACGAACCAGTTGAAGCCCGGCCTCGGCGCGTCGTTCTCCTCGCCCATGTGCCACTTGCCGAAGTAGGCGGTGTCGTAGCCCGCCGCCTGCAACGTGCGCGGGAAGCTCGCCAGCCGTGCGGGATACTCGGTGAAGTTGTTCATCACGCCATGCGCGTGCGCGTAGAGCCCGCTGATGATGCTCGCGCGGCTTGGCGAGCAAAGGGACGTGGTGCAGAAAGTGTTCTTGAAGGCGACGCCTTCGCGCGCAAGCCGGTCAATGTGCGGCGTCTTGACGTGCGGATTGCCCGCGTAACCGAGCGCGTCCCAGCGGATGTCGTCGCAGAGGATGAAAAGGACATTCGGCCGCGGGGCGGCACGCGCGGACGTGGCGAGGCCGAGCAGAATCGCGAGGACGGCAAGCGTGCGTTGCATGGCAAGTTCATACCGCCTTGATTCCACGTTGGGAATCCCATTGATTCGACGCCGCCCGGACATTGTGTTGGCCGTGGAGGCTCGAGGAGGCCCCGGTTCAAGTCCGGGGCACGTTCCGCTCGAGAATAGTATTCCCGCGCCGCGGGTTTGTTGCGAAAGTCCCGGTCCGATTTCGATTGTGCACATCGCATCCGCCGAATTTGACCGCAGCGCGCCGGACTTGGGTTCATGTCCGGATGAATCGATGCCCGAGTTCGCCTTCATCGGCCGCTCAAACGTGGGCAAGTCGTCCCTGCTGAACATGCTCACCGGCCGGAAGGGGCTCGCCCGCGTGTCGGCGACGCCGGGGTTCACCAAGCTCATCAACGTCTTCACGATCAACCGCACGTGGCGGCTCGTGGACCTGCCCGGCTACGGCTACGCGCAGGTGGCGCGCAAGGACAAGGCCAGGTTCAACGCAGCGGTGAACGAATACCTCGAGAAACGGCGCAACCTGCGCGGGTTGTTCATGCTCATCGACTCGCGCCTGCCGCCGCAGCAGATCGACCTGGAATTCCTCGAATGGCTCGGGTGCATCTCCGCACCGATCGTCCTGGTGTTCACCAAGGCGGACGAGCTGTCGCCGACGAAGCTCCGGGAGAACATCGCCACGTTCACCGCGGAGGCGGCCAGATGGTTCGCCGAACTGCCGGACGTCATCGCGACGTCCGCCGTCACGTCGCAGGGGCGGCGTGAGTTGCTGGAAGCGATCGAGGCGGCGATCGCGCCACCCGCACCCGCGGCTCCCGCCAACACCGACCCGCGGGCGGACATTCGCGCGGATGCCGCACCCGCGCTTGTGTCGCCGGGTCTCCCCACCCGCAGGACCGCGGCTGCGAACGTCGTTCGCAAGCGGCCGGGTTCCTCACGCCCGTGGTGACGCCGCGCGCGAACTTCGCCCGCAATGAAACAGGGACTGGTGCTCGACAAAGTGGTGCTGCTCGGTCGGACGCTCGACGAATACCGCCGCTACTTCGCGCTCGACCTCGAATCCCTGCGCGGGCGGCGGGTGTTGGACGTGGCCTCGGGCGTGAGTTCGTTTTGCGCGGAAGCCCGCGCGGCCGGAATCCGGGCGACGGCGTTTGACGCGATCTACGAATGGCCCGCGGAGGCCATCGAGCGCCAGTGCGCGGCCGACCTCGAACACGTGGTCGAGGCCGTGCGCGACCTGCCGACCTACCGGTGGGATTTTTACCAGTCGCCCGAACGGCTGCGCGGATTCCGGGAGCGGGCTTGCAAAACGTTTCTCGCGGACTACCGGAACGGCGCGGCCGGCCACTATGTGGCCGGCCGCCTCCCGCGATTGCCTTTCGCGGACGGCGAATTCGAATTGACGCTCTCGTCGTATCTGCTGCTCGTCTACGAGGATCAGCTCGACTACGAGTTTCACAGGCGCTCGCTGCTTGAAATGATGCGGGTCACCCGCGGTGAAGCGCGGCTGTATCCGGTGGTGACCTTCGAGGCGCGACGGTCGGCGCACATCGACCGGTTGCGGGCGGACGCGGGATTGCAGCACCTCGGCTTCGAGGAAGTGCCCACGGACTTCGAGTTCCTCCGCAACTCCAACCTCTACCTGCGCGTATTCCACCGGTGAGGCGCGGGTGTTCACTTGTCTTCCCGGGGACTCTGCCTAGATTCTCCGCCTCGTGCTGACGCTTTCAGACATTCGCAAGTCGTATGCAGGCCGCGTGCTCTTCGCGGAAGCCGCGCTGCAAGTGAACCGCCAGGACCGCATCGGGCTCGTCGGTCCGAACGGCGCGGGCAAGTCCACGCTCTTCTCGATCATCCTCGGCGAGGAATCCGCGGACGAGGGAACGATCACCCGCGAGCGCAACGTCACGCTTGGCTACCTGCCGCAGGAGAGCGCGGCGGTGGGTGACGAAACCGTGATCGAGGTGGCGACCGCCCTCACGCCCGATTTCACAAAGCTCCGCCGCATCATCGCGGCTTGGGACGCCGGTCACCCCCTCGAAGCGCTGCATCCGGAGGAGATTCACGACGACGCGCACGACCGGTTCAACGAACTGGACGGCTATCGCGTCGAGGCCAGGGCCAAGCAGATGCTCGCCGGGCTGGGCTTCCGCGAGCGCGACTTCGAGCGGCCGGCAAGCGAATTGAGCGGCGGGTGGACGATGCGCGCCCACCTCGCGCGGTTGCTGGTGCAGCAACCGGACTTGCTCATGCTCGACGAGCCGACGAACCACCTCGACCTCGACGCGCTGCTGTGGTTCCAAAGTTACCTCCGCAATTACCCCGGCGCGATGATCATCATCTCGCACGACCGCGAGTTCTTGAACACGCTGGTCGGCAGCATCGTGGAAATCCGGCAGGGCCGGTTGCTGCGCTATCGCGGCAACTACGACGACTTCCTCGGCCAGCGCGCCGCGCACGAGGAGCAGCAGCTCGCGGCGTTCAAGAACCAGGAGCGCGAAATCGGCCGGTTGATGGAATTCGTCGTGCGCTTCCGCGCGAAGAACACCAAGGCCGCACAGGCGCAGGCCAAGCTCAAGCAGATCGCGCGCATGGAAAAAGTGGAGGCGCCCGTCAGCGATTCGCGCAAGGTGGACTTCAGCTTCCCGCAACCGCAGCGCAGCGGGCTCAAGGTCGTCACCCTCGCGGGCATCCACCACGCTTACGGATCAAACGTGGTCTACCGCAACATGGAATTTAAGGCCGAGCGCGGCCAACGCACCGTGCTGGTCGGCCCGAACGGCGCCGGGAAGTCCACGCTGCTCAAGATCCTCGCCGCCGTCGTCACGCCGCAGTCCGGCGCGCGGACGCTCGGCCACAACGTGAAGGCCGGATACTACTCGCAGAACCGCGTCGAAATGCTCGACACCGCGCGCACGGTGCTCGAAGAGGCGCTCGACACGCCGCAGCGCGTCACCGAACAGTTCGTCCGCACGCTGCTGGGCTGCTTCCTCTTCACCGGGGACGACGTGTTCAAGAAGGTCAGCGTGCTCAGCGGCGGCGAGAAGAGCCGCCTCGCGCTCGTGAAACTGCTCGTGGACCCGCCGAACCTGCTGCTCATGGACGAACCCACGACGCACCTCGACATGTCGAGCATCGACGCGCTCGTGTATGCGCTCGACCAGTTCGAGGGCACGCTCCTCTTCATCAGCCACGACGTTTACTTCATCCGCGCCCTCGCCAACCACGTCGTGCATGTGAACGCCGGCCGCCTGACCCACTATGCGGGCGACTACCAATACTACCTCGACAAGACGCAGGCCACGTCCGCGCGCGCCGCGCTGACCTCCGGCGCCGCCGGCCTGCCGCGGCACGTGACCGGTCCGGACGCAGGCGAAGTATCCGCACCGTCCGTTGGTTTGTCCGCGTCACGCAAGGAGCAAAAGCGCTTCGAAGCCGAGCAACGGGTCGCGCTCTCGCGCCGGCGGAAGGTGCAACAGGACACCGTCGCGCGGCTGGAGTCGGACATCGCACGGCTAGAAACCCAGCTCGCGGCCGCCACCGCCGAGTTGGAGAAGGCTGCGACCTACGAAATCCCCGGCCGAGCCGCGCAGCTCAACCGCGAACTGCTCGACGCGCAGGACCAACTCGCGCGCTTGAACCCCGAGTGGGAAGCCGAGGCGCAAAAGCTCCTCGCGATGGCGTGAAGGCACCGGCCGGCGGCTCAAAATTGGTCGGGGCGGAGAGATTTGAACTCTCGACCTCTTGCACCCCAAGCAAGCGCGCTAGCCAGGCTACGCTACGCCCCGACATCTCCCCGGAGGACGGGAAGCGCGTCGGATACTAGGTGCCCAAGACTTGAATACAACCGAAAACCTGAATACGGTTCGAATCATGGAATCCGCCCTCCGCCTGCCGCGCCGCCGCATTTCGGCATTGATCGCCGCGCTCTCCATTCTCGCGGGAGCAGTGTCAGCCTCGTCACCGCGCGCGCTGCCGGCGGGCGAACTGCCCAACGACTCACGCCTCGCAGCGCCGAAGGACTTGAACGGCTACTTCCCCTTCACCCCGCCGAAGGCTAGGGACGCATGGGCGGCGCGAGCCGCGGTCGTCCGCCGGCAGATTCTCGTTTCACAGGGTCTTTGGCCGATGCCGACGAAGACGCCGCTCAACGCCGTCATCCATGGCCGGATCGAGAAGGACGAATACACGGTGGAGAAGGTTTACTTTGAGAGCGTGCCGGGCTTTTTCGTGACCGGGAATCTCTACCGGCCGAGGGGCAGAACGGGCACGGTCCCGGCGGTGCTCTTCGCGCACGGTCACTGGAAGGACGCCCGCCTCGCAGAGGAAACGGACGACCGGTTGCGCGCTGAGATCTCGACCGGACAGGAGCGATTCGTCGAGGGCGGCAAGAGTCGTTTCCAATCCATGTGCGTGCAACTCGCGCGCATGGGTTGCATCGTGTGGCAGTGGGACATGCTGAGCGACTCGGACTCGGTGCAGTTCTCGGCGCAAACCGTGCACCGTTTCGCGAAGCAGCGGCCGGAAATGAACACCCCGGAGAACTGGGGCCTCTACAGCCCGCAGGCGGAGGCGAATTTGCAGAGCATCATGGGCCTTCAGACGATGAACGCCGTCCGGTCGCTCGACTTCGTGCTCGGCCTGCCCGAAGTGGACGCCACGCGCATCGCCATCACGGGCGCGAGCGGCGGCGGCACGCAGACCATGCTGCTCTCGGCCGTTGACCCGCGCGTGACGCTCTCGTTTCCGGCGGTGATGGTCAGCACCGCCATGCAGGGCGGTTG
This Verrucomicrobiota bacterium DNA region includes the following protein-coding sequences:
- a CDS encoding YihA family ribosome biogenesis GTP-binding protein, with the translated sequence MHIASAEFDRSAPDLGSCPDESMPEFAFIGRSNVGKSSLLNMLTGRKGLARVSATPGFTKLINVFTINRTWRLVDLPGYGYAQVARKDKARFNAAVNEYLEKRRNLRGLFMLIDSRLPPQQIDLEFLEWLGCISAPIVLVFTKADELSPTKLRENIATFTAEAARWFAELPDVIATSAVTSQGRRELLEAIEAAIAPPAPAAPANTDPRADIRADAAPALVSPGLPTRRTAAANVVRKRPGSSRPW
- a CDS encoding class I SAM-dependent methyltransferase — encoded protein: MKQGLVLDKVVLLGRTLDEYRRYFALDLESLRGRRVLDVASGVSSFCAEARAAGIRATAFDAIYEWPAEAIERQCAADLEHVVEAVRDLPTYRWDFYQSPERLRGFRERACKTFLADYRNGAAGHYVAGRLPRLPFADGEFELTLSSYLLLVYEDQLDYEFHRRSLLEMMRVTRGEARLYPVVTFEARRSAHIDRLRADAGLQHLGFEEVPTDFEFLRNSNLYLRVFHR
- a CDS encoding ABC-F family ATP-binding cassette domain-containing protein; the protein is MLTLSDIRKSYAGRVLFAEAALQVNRQDRIGLVGPNGAGKSTLFSIILGEESADEGTITRERNVTLGYLPQESAAVGDETVIEVATALTPDFTKLRRIIAAWDAGHPLEALHPEEIHDDAHDRFNELDGYRVEARAKQMLAGLGFRERDFERPASELSGGWTMRAHLARLLVQQPDLLMLDEPTNHLDLDALLWFQSYLRNYPGAMIIISHDREFLNTLVGSIVEIRQGRLLRYRGNYDDFLGQRAAHEEQQLAAFKNQEREIGRLMEFVVRFRAKNTKAAQAQAKLKQIARMEKVEAPVSDSRKVDFSFPQPQRSGLKVVTLAGIHHAYGSNVVYRNMEFKAERGQRTVLVGPNGAGKSTLLKILAAVVTPQSGARTLGHNVKAGYYSQNRVEMLDTARTVLEEALDTPQRVTEQFVRTLLGCFLFTGDDVFKKVSVLSGGEKSRLALVKLLVDPPNLLLMDEPTTHLDMSSIDALVYALDQFEGTLLFISHDVYFIRALANHVVHVNAGRLTHYAGDYQYYLDKTQATSARAALTSGAAGLPRHVTGPDAGEVSAPSVGLSASRKEQKRFEAEQRVALSRRRKVQQDTVARLESDIARLETQLAAATAELEKAATYEIPGRAAQLNRELLDAQDQLARLNPEWEAEAQKLLAMA
- a CDS encoding sulfatase; amino-acid sequence: MQRTLAVLAILLGLATSARAAPRPNVLFILCDDIRWDALGYAGNPHVKTPHIDRLAREGVAFKNTFCTTSLCSPSRASIISGLYAHAHGVMNNFTEYPARLASFPRTLQAAGYDTAYFGKWHMGEENDAPRPGFNWFVTHKGQGKYFDTEWNINGLRREAPKGYYTHVVTDFAMDWLARDHGGKPWCLMIGHKAPHSFYFPEPKYSNTFDKVWIPYPESAFSLGDKPAWLKDRISTWHGIYGPLFEWRKTFPDDRPEAVKDFAAMTRAYWGTILSVDDSVGRLYAELQRRGELDNTLIVFMGDNGLLNGEHGMVDKRTMHEASIRIPMVWRFPAATRAPNTTSTRPGKLIEQQVLTVDVAPSILEVCGTPALRDIHGKSFVKLVQRGDPSWRTAWFYHYNYEKQFPYTPNVRGVRTDSWKYIHYPHGDGKPDRHLAELYNVEFDPGERQNLITNPKHAAVVKQLQADLARLMKQTGLTAATDKMPLDEGIKKELPDQRIR
- a CDS encoding arylsulfatase translates to MQVHRRRVRTRLSRRARREAPDGRGLPPRQTQGAPQAMTRLALCLLLALSGAVGTHGAEPPAKPNVLLVLVDDAGYGDFGCHGHPFLKTPHIDRLHGESVRLTDFHVAPMCSPTRGQLLTGCHGLRTGVTSVTAGRTFLRPEFPTAAQMFSAAGYRTGIFGKWHLGDSYPHRPVDKGFQHAVWTKGWGFTSAPEFSNTLTDGRIVRGAEASRFKGYITDALFDEAMAWMRARREAREPFFCYLPLHAAHAPHIVPERFSAPYEGRGAARFFGMMANIDENMGRLEAFLRDSGLRENTIVIFLTDNGGTAGVRTFNAGLRAGKVTYYDGGHRVPCFVRWPAGGLRAPGEVAALTQAQDVLPTLLDFCGVKRGPGPEFDGLSLAGLLRGATNALPDRTLVVQFGPGFGQTNNSGPQKFASAVMRNQWRLVHGTELYDVQADRAQERDLASAHPDIAADLRRRYETWWTSVETGLRDFVPITLGADAENPVELASSDWQDVYADNAQHIRNAVGGPRGGPWNVNVGRAGTYEITLRRWPFDLVAPLAGNVDPPGRALPIAAAQLRIAGFQRETKTAPDAAEARFTIQLPAGRAQLHAWFQDAEGRDLCGAFFAKVRRTDAKAGAAPDGNSEIRTRAGRSELVLTTTSRLAGAIHSFKWGGREFIDSLDHGRQMQSACSFDNTRDAGAETFNPTEAGSRRDGAGPTTTSRLLALSTQGGELRTRVQPAFWLAPGERSEGQLARNTAVLSDYIIAKAVKVGIDGFPQALDYRVTFTIPAGARHNDAQFEALTGYMPAGFARFWQFNPATGRLEPLDDGPGEILRFVVLATASGSHAMGIYAPPQPQADTAPARYGRWRFARERVVKWNCVFRVRNAAGLAPGEYSYRMRVPFGSLAEVESMLRAWSREETP
- a CDS encoding alpha/beta hydrolase, with protein sequence MIMNIPIARIALLCALTTPLAFAPAQDKQPAAESKAVAPKKAAPAGPKPTLANVAYGKHERQVLDFYKAESDKPAPLLFFIHGGGWVAGDKAGAGGMLKLLDAGVSVVSINYRYSWQAQLAEVKPPVEWPLSDAARALQFVRSKAAEWNIDKQRIGAAGGSAGACSSLFLAFHPDMADPKSNDPIARESTRLWCAAVTGAQTSLDPVQLKEWTPNSRYGGHAFGFMDPKDLKSRDTRFAEFLAAREAVLPWIKKYSPIEHVSRDDPPVYLIYTSGPALGQEQKDPTHTANYGVKLQEKCRSIGVECELVYPGAPDVKHPTAEAYLLAKLKAPHKP